In the bacterium genome, one interval contains:
- a CDS encoding DUF4214 domain-containing protein, whose amino-acid sequence MDAGPRSRGGRATSSRRTSAPHTGERGTAMKHGGSGSQGPSKPRGRQRACATTVIVGAALWCLMGGVARGGAVPGLTLIWPVPSVTTNVPLQDYAQFNDGSANRHHAGIDIPAQTGTAVVAAAAGVVRTYTLAAHQNKTHCFGNAVMITHAAGATLYGHLATVGVTDGQVVAQGDPIGTVGNTLGLLQTGESCGSVNSHLHFEVKDHAVLGTTSDDGVTWGYTPELGVGGLQIAAHQPDAYGYHDPVLNLHTGISDLAPTSVVVTADGAGASLRTGPGTTYRSIGVTVAAGQQFSAIRQRTSSSGCDGGWFQIVNGNGQYFVDNNNSSQAGGVTSIPEAWICRGTGGQVWVQPSVGPSATPTSTPTWTVGPGTATRTPTVTSTPSRTPTATATPPLPTPTRTTAPAATATPTRTPPGQISDGYLQVRPGGINFPDTLVGQTTMGTTVQFQVVSSSPLYLQNIFSQGAGGYAFLPSGYPPLGSFFLGGTGSTFQVAFAPYTAGALNGSIAITYQRCTQISPPVCSPTTYELDVTVTGTGLAPSATPTATPTPGGCPSGNGDFTWTRKQDSPAGGEVAGSAVVNGNLYTIGNGGSLRQFWKYEPAGDSWSRQPDMPGGCLSGACGVAAVGGRIYVVSDGNSVGAGTATQIFDTSTGQWTLGAAIPVPRVGPSVAAVAGKLYAIGGSAGDTYLGSVAIYDPTADSWTAGADMPTARANAAAAVLDNRVYVISGRTSGGGLSPYVEAYDPAANTWWSFDDHWPGSWIPTRRSHAVAAVVGCKIYVAGGRQDATSSNAVEEFDPATEAFGSFWTTKTPLQQARHSFGGGAVGTLFIAAGGELFNNFLTSLVHVEQGAFANAPIPTPTSTHTQAPSPTLTRTATATSSPTPPPAPTATRTATATVTRTPTRTFTSSATPTATRTATATRTRTGTATFTASATPTVTFTATVGPTPVEREPRARSLITSFYVDILGRQPEAGAVDSWYNGYFLAAVNNGIDVRYVPSEMARLFFGSQEYANRNRTNAQFITDCYQAFLRRQPAQSELDAWLADPSWTRPQVVALFAQSAEFGNYLQGQFPGLAGLASRNLVTAMYIGLLDRLVDSAGLNYFGGVFATAFASGGIEGVRREAANLGRAVLGSAEYLAKNPTNATHVERLYRAYLGRFPAASEQSYWVGELAAGRQTTDSLITAFANSSEFTAILNAKFH is encoded by the coding sequence GTGGACGCCGGCCCGCGGTCCCGGGGGGGACGAGCCACCTCGTCACGGCGCACATCAGCGCCCCACACCGGTGAGCGGGGGACGGCAATGAAGCACGGCGGGAGCGGCAGCCAGGGTCCATCGAAACCGCGGGGTCGGCAGCGCGCCTGCGCGACGACGGTCATCGTCGGCGCGGCGCTTTGGTGCCTGATGGGCGGTGTCGCCCGCGGCGGCGCCGTTCCCGGGTTGACGCTGATCTGGCCGGTACCTTCGGTAACGACGAACGTGCCTCTGCAAGACTACGCGCAATTCAATGACGGATCGGCGAACCGGCACCACGCGGGCATCGACATACCCGCCCAGACCGGGACGGCGGTCGTCGCCGCCGCCGCCGGCGTGGTGCGGACGTACACGCTCGCCGCGCACCAGAACAAGACCCATTGCTTCGGCAACGCGGTAATGATCACCCACGCTGCGGGGGCGACGCTGTATGGCCATCTCGCCACGGTGGGGGTCACCGATGGACAAGTGGTCGCGCAGGGAGACCCCATCGGCACCGTCGGCAACACACTCGGCCTGCTCCAGACTGGCGAGAGCTGCGGGAGTGTGAACAGTCATCTGCACTTCGAGGTGAAGGACCATGCCGTCCTCGGGACCACCAGCGATGACGGGGTAACGTGGGGATACACGCCCGAGCTCGGCGTCGGCGGTCTTCAGATCGCCGCTCACCAACCGGACGCATACGGCTATCACGACCCGGTCTTGAACCTGCACACCGGCATCTCCGATTTGGCGCCAACCAGCGTGGTCGTGACCGCGGACGGGGCGGGCGCATCGCTCCGCACCGGGCCCGGCACGACGTATCGAAGCATCGGGGTCACGGTGGCGGCAGGCCAACAGTTCTCGGCGATTCGCCAGCGCACGTCCTCCAGTGGTTGTGACGGGGGCTGGTTCCAGATCGTGAACGGGAATGGACAGTACTTCGTGGACAACAATAATTCATCGCAGGCCGGCGGCGTGACGTCGATTCCCGAGGCGTGGATCTGCAGGGGAACGGGCGGTCAGGTGTGGGTGCAGCCATCGGTGGGGCCCAGCGCGACGCCGACATCGACGCCGACTTGGACCGTCGGACCCGGGACGGCGACCCGCACGCCGACGGTGACATCGACCCCATCGAGAACGCCGACCGCGACGGCAACGCCGCCGCTTCCTACCCCGACCCGGACGACGGCGCCCGCTGCCACTGCGACGCCAACGAGAACTCCACCCGGACAGATCTCCGACGGCTATCTCCAGGTCCGGCCAGGAGGGATCAACTTTCCCGACACGCTCGTTGGGCAGACGACCATGGGCACAACGGTTCAGTTCCAAGTCGTCTCCTCGAGCCCCCTCTACCTCCAGAACATCTTCAGCCAGGGCGCCGGCGGTTACGCGTTCCTTCCATCCGGGTATCCCCCACTCGGCTCCTTCTTTCTCGGGGGCACGGGCTCTACCTTCCAGGTGGCGTTCGCTCCGTATACCGCCGGCGCACTGAACGGCTCCATCGCGATCACGTACCAGAGGTGCACGCAGATCAGCCCGCCCGTCTGCAGCCCTACCACCTATGAGCTGGACGTGACGGTGACGGGGACTGGGCTCGCGCCATCGGCAACGCCGACGGCGACGCCGACGCCCGGCGGCTGTCCGAGCGGGAACGGCGATTTCACGTGGACGCGCAAGCAGGACTCGCCCGCCGGGGGCGAGGTTGCCGGATCAGCCGTCGTGAATGGCAACCTCTATACGATCGGCAACGGCGGCTCTCTCCGACAGTTCTGGAAGTACGAACCGGCCGGGGACTCGTGGAGTCGGCAACCGGACATGCCCGGCGGGTGCCTTTCCGGAGCGTGTGGAGTCGCTGCCGTGGGGGGCCGCATCTACGTCGTGAGCGACGGGAACAGCGTCGGCGCAGGGACGGCGACGCAGATCTTCGATACGAGCACCGGGCAATGGACGCTCGGGGCGGCGATCCCCGTTCCCAGGGTGGGGCCGAGCGTGGCGGCGGTGGCCGGCAAGCTCTACGCGATCGGCGGGAGCGCCGGCGACACCTATCTGGGCTCGGTCGCGATCTACGATCCGACCGCCGACTCGTGGACGGCCGGTGCGGACATGCCGACGGCCCGTGCCAACGCGGCGGCGGCCGTCCTCGACAATCGCGTCTACGTCATTTCGGGGCGAACCTCTGGCGGCGGCCTCTCGCCCTACGTCGAGGCCTACGACCCGGCGGCGAACACCTGGTGGTCGTTCGACGATCACTGGCCCGGGAGCTGGATTCCAACTCGCCGATCTCATGCGGTGGCGGCGGTAGTCGGCTGCAAGATCTACGTGGCGGGCGGACGTCAGGACGCCACGTCGTCGAACGCCGTCGAGGAGTTCGATCCAGCCACCGAGGCGTTCGGATCGTTCTGGACGACGAAGACGCCTCTCCAGCAAGCGCGGCACAGCTTCGGCGGAGGAGCGGTCGGCACCCTCTTCATCGCTGCAGGTGGTGAGTTGTTCAACAACTTCCTCACCTCGCTCGTCCACGTGGAGCAAGGCGCCTTCGCCAACGCTCCGATTCCCACGCCGACATCGACGCACACGCAAGCGCCATCGCCTACCTTGACCCGGACGGCGACCGCCACTTCGTCGCCGACGCCACCTCCGGCCCCGACCGCGACGCGCACGGCGACGGCGACGGTCACGCGCACGCCGACGCGGACCTTCACCTCCAGCGCGACGCCCACCGCGACGCGAACGGCGACTGCGACGCGCACGCGCACCGGCACGGCGACGTTCACGGCGTCCGCGACGCCGACGGTGACGTTCACCGCCACGGTCGGGCCGACGCCGGTGGAGCGGGAGCCGCGGGCGCGCAGCCTGATCACGTCGTTCTACGTCGACATCCTCGGCCGCCAGCCGGAGGCCGGCGCCGTCGACTCGTGGTACAACGGCTACTTCCTGGCGGCGGTGAACAACGGGATCGACGTCCGCTACGTGCCGTCGGAGATGGCCCGGCTGTTCTTCGGCAGCCAGGAGTACGCCAATCGCAACCGCACCAACGCCCAGTTCATCACCGACTGCTATCAGGCGTTCCTGCGCCGCCAGCCGGCGCAGTCGGAGCTCGATGCCTGGCTGGCCGATCCGTCGTGGACCCGGCCGCAGGTGGTGGCGCTGTTCGCCCAGTCGGCCGAGTTCGGCAACTACCTGCAGGGACAGTTCCCGGGCCTCGCCGGCCTGGCGTCGCGCAACCTGGTGACGGCGATGTACATCGGGCTGCTCGATCGCCTGGTCGACTCCGCCGGCCTGAACTACTTCGGCGGGGTGTTCGCCACTGCCTTCGCCAGCGGCGGCATCGAGGGGGTGCGGCGCGAGGCGGCCAACCTCGGCCGGGCGGTGCTCGGCTCGGCGGAGTACCTGGCGAAGAATCCGACCAACGCCACCCACGTCGAGCGGCTGTACCGCGCCTACCTGGGCCGCTTCCCCGCCGCCAGCGAGCAGAGCTACTGGGTCGGCGAGCTCGCCGCCGGGCGCCAGACCACCGACTCGCTGATCACCGCCTTCGCCAACTCCAGCGAGTTCACCGCGATCCTCAACGCCAAGTTCCACTGA
- a CDS encoding AAA family ATPase: MAIDPRVRRSRGGRSRGAMGRGHGALRSRDPFIGRAHELRDLRRALNDAARGRGSVVLLMGERGIGKTRLVKEVATAAQARGAIVSWGVGWERGSSRGYAMWAQLGRDLARRLRGGERAAACASLVPILSGDDEAEQGPAAGPNPRPIDEVALGEALTRLIERQREPVLFVIDDLQWADAGSLRILQVVGRGVSRLPCLILVTCRDEALKTSDALAQIVAGLEQDTRYLRLQPLGPDQVTEFLARRLGASPSGELVSSVEARCAGNPFFLGKLTEHLRRSVINDDLDRFESTLPPGIREEVLGYRLRGLSAACRALVTTAAVIGREGEIVTLEHALEAAGHTSAACRLALRDACATRLLGEDDARGERFAFTYGLVREALLDDLSPVARMEIHLRVAEALERVGPPTELEPTLEIAEHIHRAGRFAPVEKGIRYAIHAAALLERELRFREASQMYERCLELVDRGSGSERERARVRCDILLRLGEAQRRSGDRAQARETFACAVAVAGELAAGDRHSGDADLLARAALGFGADRPWADTGLVDERLLGWLQDALTHLADRDGAWRALVLARISEEFFYSGYNTASWREALSAEAVAIARRIDDSAALASTLRSRHRAAWFTHTLAERIAAAIELVSLARRIRDPELKAHAHLLHALDRLEAGDMVEMGRELRYCAADAAAAGSDLLQWHVNVVKATRAIVEGRLDEGEQLAAAAYTDGAAIQPADAEIFSAVHMYTLHRLRGQFDALLPLAREFADRYPTIAVWRIGVADMCAHLGRLAEARAEFEIFATADFIEPPQDWNQLLGWALLAEVCHALDDRRRAERLYDLLAPYAEHNVTAVPGLACIGVAAYQLGLLATTLEHWDDAALQFERALRRNTAMGALPFVAHTQRQYAAMLIRLLRNGGTVEGRRDVDPDPQAVELPPAGAEVRDILALRGVHRNEAADEGASGAPGRSQPALGDGAPLDPDAGAIRDRAQALLDQAVTLYGRLGMSHFRAVAERMCEELSDCSRGRRTTGRPSTLPDGGNVFRCEGRYWTLCFDGQQAEIEDCLGARYVALLLRQPGVEVSSTDLFAAVQAARTQPRGTTVDDDLALLALGSGESPLDDRARREVRQRLRDIHSELAEAEANNDMGRIDALTFERERLLESIDGSGRLLDDADRIRKKVTKAIRTTLFRRVARCLPALADHFAGSIKTGSSCRYAPQIAIDWEI, encoded by the coding sequence ATGGCGATCGATCCGCGTGTCCGCCGTTCTCGGGGCGGACGGAGTCGCGGAGCCATGGGCCGCGGTCACGGGGCACTGCGTTCGCGCGACCCGTTCATTGGCCGCGCCCATGAGCTGCGTGACCTACGCCGCGCCCTGAATGACGCTGCGCGCGGGCGCGGAAGCGTAGTTTTGCTCATGGGCGAACGCGGGATTGGTAAGACGCGCCTGGTCAAGGAAGTCGCTACCGCTGCGCAGGCACGGGGAGCCATCGTGTCGTGGGGCGTCGGGTGGGAGCGCGGTTCTTCCAGAGGATATGCGATGTGGGCCCAACTCGGTCGTGATCTGGCCCGGCGGCTCCGAGGGGGTGAACGTGCTGCGGCCTGCGCATCGCTCGTTCCGATCCTGTCCGGCGACGATGAGGCGGAGCAGGGTCCCGCCGCCGGCCCAAACCCCCGTCCGATCGATGAGGTGGCGCTGGGAGAAGCCCTCACGCGGCTCATCGAGCGCCAACGCGAGCCGGTCCTGTTCGTGATCGACGACCTCCAATGGGCGGATGCGGGATCGCTGCGGATCCTGCAGGTCGTCGGCCGCGGCGTCTCGCGGCTGCCATGTCTCATCCTTGTCACGTGCCGAGACGAAGCCCTGAAGACATCTGATGCCCTGGCGCAGATCGTCGCCGGGCTCGAACAGGACACCCGCTACCTCCGCCTGCAGCCGCTTGGACCCGATCAGGTGACCGAATTCCTGGCGCGGCGTCTCGGCGCATCCCCGTCCGGTGAGCTCGTCAGCTCGGTCGAGGCGCGCTGCGCCGGCAACCCCTTCTTTCTGGGCAAGCTGACCGAGCATCTGCGCCGCTCGGTGATCAATGACGACCTGGACCGCTTCGAGTCGACGCTGCCGCCGGGAATTCGCGAAGAGGTGCTGGGGTACCGCTTGCGCGGGCTCTCGGCCGCGTGCCGAGCGCTGGTGACCACGGCAGCGGTCATCGGTCGCGAAGGCGAGATCGTGACCCTCGAGCATGCGCTCGAGGCGGCCGGGCACACGTCAGCGGCGTGCCGACTCGCGCTTCGCGATGCCTGCGCGACGCGTCTGCTCGGGGAAGATGATGCGCGCGGCGAGCGCTTCGCATTCACATACGGGCTCGTGCGCGAGGCACTCTTGGATGACCTGTCGCCCGTCGCACGGATGGAGATCCACCTGCGAGTCGCCGAGGCATTGGAGCGTGTCGGTCCGCCGACCGAGCTCGAGCCGACGCTCGAGATCGCCGAGCACATCCACCGCGCGGGCCGGTTCGCACCGGTGGAGAAAGGCATCAGGTACGCAATCCATGCGGCCGCATTGCTCGAGCGCGAGCTGCGCTTTCGAGAGGCGTCCCAGATGTACGAGCGATGTCTGGAGCTGGTCGACCGCGGCAGCGGGAGCGAACGCGAGCGGGCGCGTGTACGCTGTGACATTCTGTTGCGGCTCGGGGAGGCGCAGCGTCGATCGGGAGATCGAGCGCAGGCCCGGGAGACGTTCGCGTGTGCCGTGGCGGTCGCCGGGGAACTGGCGGCCGGCGATCGCCACTCGGGCGACGCCGATCTATTGGCGCGCGCCGCGCTGGGGTTCGGCGCCGATCGGCCATGGGCCGACACCGGGCTCGTCGATGAGCGACTGCTGGGATGGTTGCAGGACGCCCTGACGCACCTGGCCGATCGGGACGGCGCGTGGCGGGCGCTGGTGTTGGCTCGGATCAGCGAGGAATTCTTCTACTCCGGATACAACACCGCCTCCTGGCGTGAGGCGTTGAGCGCCGAAGCGGTGGCGATCGCGAGACGGATCGATGATTCCGCGGCGCTGGCGTCGACGCTGCGCAGCCGGCATCGCGCGGCGTGGTTTACGCACACGCTGGCCGAACGCATCGCGGCGGCGATCGAGCTGGTGTCCTTGGCGCGGCGGATCCGAGATCCCGAGCTCAAGGCGCACGCACATCTGCTGCATGCGCTCGATCGTCTCGAAGCCGGCGACATGGTCGAGATGGGTCGCGAGCTGCGCTATTGCGCCGCGGATGCCGCCGCGGCGGGAAGCGACCTTCTCCAGTGGCACGTGAACGTCGTCAAGGCGACGCGAGCGATTGTCGAGGGCCGCCTCGATGAAGGGGAGCAACTCGCTGCCGCCGCGTACACGGACGGGGCAGCCATCCAGCCGGCGGATGCCGAGATCTTTTCGGCGGTGCACATGTACACGCTGCATCGGCTGCGCGGCCAGTTCGACGCCCTGCTGCCGCTCGCGCGCGAGTTCGCCGATCGCTACCCAACGATAGCGGTCTGGCGCATCGGCGTCGCCGACATGTGTGCGCATCTCGGTCGTCTCGCCGAGGCCCGGGCGGAGTTCGAAATCTTTGCCACCGCCGACTTCATCGAGCCTCCGCAGGACTGGAACCAGTTGCTCGGCTGGGCATTGCTCGCCGAGGTCTGTCACGCGCTCGATGATCGCCGGCGGGCCGAGCGTCTCTACGACCTGCTGGCCCCATACGCGGAGCATAATGTCACGGCCGTGCCGGGGCTCGCCTGCATCGGCGTCGCTGCGTACCAGCTCGGGTTGCTCGCGACCACGCTCGAGCACTGGGATGACGCGGCGCTCCAGTTCGAGCGGGCGCTGCGCCGGAATACCGCCATGGGGGCGCTGCCGTTCGTCGCTCATACGCAGCGTCAGTACGCCGCGATGTTGATTCGCCTCTTGCGCAACGGGGGAACCGTCGAGGGCAGGCGAGACGTCGATCCCGACCCGCAGGCGGTCGAGCTTCCTCCCGCTGGTGCGGAAGTCCGCGATATACTCGCGCTGCGCGGTGTCCACCGAAATGAGGCGGCGGACGAAGGGGCCTCCGGGGCGCCGGGCCGTTCGCAGCCAGCGCTGGGAGACGGTGCTCCCTTGGATCCGGACGCGGGCGCGATACGGGACCGGGCGCAGGCGCTGCTCGATCAGGCGGTCACCTTGTACGGCCGCCTGGGGATGAGCCACTTTCGCGCGGTTGCCGAGCGCATGTGCGAGGAGCTGTCCGACTGCTCTCGCGGGAGGCGGACGACCGGTCGACCGTCAACCCTCCCGGACGGGGGCAACGTCTTTCGATGTGAAGGACGGTACTGGACATTGTGCTTCGACGGCCAGCAGGCAGAGATCGAGGACTGTCTGGGGGCGCGATACGTCGCCCTGCTCCTCCGTCAGCCGGGTGTTGAGGTGTCGTCGACTGATCTCTTCGCGGCGGTGCAGGCGGCTCGCACACAGCCGCGTGGCACCACCGTGGACGACGATCTGGCGCTCCTTGCCCTTGGTTCGGGGGAGAGCCCGCTGGATGACCGAGCGCGCCGTGAAGTCCGTCAGCGACTCCGCGACATCCACAGCGAGCTCGCTGAAGCGGAAGCGAACAACGACATGGGTCGAATCGACGCGCTGACGTTCGAACGCGAAAGGCTGCTCGAATCGATCGACGGCTCCGGACGGCTCCTCGATGATGCCGACCGCATCCGCAAGAAGGTCACCAAGGCGATCAGAACCACGTTGTTCCGGCGTGTTGCGAGATGTCTGCCGGCTCTCGCCGATCACTTCGCCGGATCGATCAAGACTGGAAGCTCCTGTCGCTACGCGCCGCAAATCGCCATCGATTGGGAGATCTGA
- a CDS encoding DUF4214 domain-containing protein — protein MALLVAAALPGTAAAATVSLPASTTIAGAGAAAQIAVTIDDASQVEAVDLRFTFDPAVLAVTGDVTLGELATGCTAASNASVAGALRVALACPAALSGGGTLFTIPVSGAGAGSTSLVLASCDLNEASLPCLAENGAVSVSTPTATATRTATATATPTRTATATVTRTFTRTFTPSATPTATRTATATASATRTRTATATATATGTATFTASATPTVTFTATVGPTPVEREPRARSLITSFYVDILGRQPEAGAVDSWYNGYFLAAVNNGIDVRYVPSEMARLFFGSQEYANRNRTNAQFITDCYQAFLRRQPAQSELDAWLADPSWTRPQVVALFAQSAEFGNYLQGQFPGLAGLASRNLVTAMYIGLLDRLVDSAGLNYFGGVFATAFASGGIEGVRREAANLGRAVLGSAEYLAKNPTNATHVERLYRAYLGRFPAASEQSYWVGELAAGRQTTDSLITAFANSSEFTAILNAKFR, from the coding sequence GTGGCGTTGCTCGTCGCAGCGGCGCTGCCGGGCACGGCCGCCGCGGCGACCGTGTCGCTGCCGGCGAGCACCACCATCGCCGGCGCCGGCGCGGCGGCGCAGATCGCGGTGACGATCGACGATGCCTCGCAGGTGGAGGCTGTCGACCTCCGCTTCACCTTCGACCCCGCCGTGCTGGCGGTCACCGGCGACGTGACCCTCGGGGAGCTGGCGACCGGTTGCACCGCGGCCTCGAACGCGTCGGTGGCCGGCGCCCTGCGCGTCGCGCTCGCCTGCCCGGCCGCCCTCAGCGGCGGTGGCACGCTGTTCACCATTCCCGTCTCCGGCGCCGGCGCCGGCAGCACCAGCCTGGTCCTGGCGAGCTGTGATCTGAACGAGGCCTCCCTGCCGTGCCTGGCGGAGAACGGGGCCGTCTCCGTCTCCACGCCGACGGCCACCGCCACCCGCACCGCGACCGCGACGGCGACCCCGACGCGCACGGCGACGGCGACGGTCACGCGCACGTTCACGCGGACGTTCACGCCGAGCGCGACGCCGACCGCGACCCGGACGGCGACCGCCACGGCGAGCGCGACGCGCACCCGCACCGCCACCGCGACGGCGACCGCCACCGGCACGGCGACGTTCACGGCGTCCGCGACGCCGACGGTGACGTTCACCGCCACGGTGGGGCCGACGCCGGTGGAGCGGGAGCCGCGGGCGCGCAGTCTGATCACGTCGTTCTACGTCGACATCCTCGGCCGCCAGCCGGAGGCCGGCGCCGTCGACTCGTGGTACAACGGCTACTTCCTGGCGGCGGTGAACAACGGGATCGACGTCCGCTACGTGCCGTCGGAGATGGCCCGGCTGTTCTTCGGCAGCCAGGAGTACGCCAATCGCAACCGCACCAACGCCCAGTTCATCACCGACTGCTATCAGGCGTTCCTGCGCCGCCAGCCGGCGCAGTCGGAGCTCGATGCCTGGCTGGCCGATCCGTCGTGGACCCGGCCGCAGGTGGTGGCGCTGTTCGCCCAGTCGGCCGAGTTCGGCAACTACCTGCAGGGACAGTTCCCGGGCCTCGCCGGCCTGGCGTCGCGCAACCTGGTGACGGCGATGTACATCGGGCTGCTCGATCGCCTGGTCGACTCCGCCGGCCTGAACTACTTCGGCGGGGTGTTCGCCACTGCCTTCGCCAGCGGCGGCATCGAGGGGGTGCGGCGCGAGGCGGCCAACCTCGGCCGGGCGGTGCTCGGCTCGGCGGAGTACCTGGCGAAGAATCCGACCAACGCCACCCACGTCGAGCGGCTGTACCGCGCCTACCTGGGCCGCTTCCCCGCCGCCAGCGAGCAGAGCTACTGGGTCGGCGAGCTCGCCGCCGGGCGCCAGACCACCGACTCGCTGATCACCGCCTTCGCCAACTCCAGCGAGTTCACCGCGATCCTCAACGCCAAGTTCCGCTGA
- a CDS encoding DUF4214 domain-containing protein → MLFAACLALVACALGGVAAAQQNGRELIHHYEPVVLESAAAAATSGAKADGPLALSFRTLGRSFDLDLEPIDIFASGARIRWVDDAGTVEEPVAGAGSFFRGTVAGERGSWARLRIEGDELTGVVASGDELYFLEPARTFGSARPARGSVAYRLSDTDPSPLGACAARAPGSKAASRETIAALKSWPSGGSRQFAASAVAGAITSAAVSATKRAEIGLVTDWEYYNGIPGRAGHGANSAADVAAILNAVDGIYQSELGVAMKIKSITVFATVNDPFSSTTDYNTLLNEFSTYHDQNDNTPSQALYDADLAHLVTGRDLNGSVIGIAWLGTLCGGYWGSGLSEDFSSSLYLMTLLLAHEMGHNFGAPHDAQSGSACSAAPATFIMNPVLSSSLAQQFSTCSKGQIAPKVTAAACLDAWTPGPTETPTATPTRTGTPTSTPTRTFTATATPTQTPTPTPTDREPKARDLITSYYTNILGRAPEAGAVDAWYNGYFLAAVNGSLDVRFVPAEMGRLFFASQEYVNRNRTNAEFISDCYQVFLRRAPSQSELDAWLADPSWSRPQVVALFAQSTEFGNYVSGLFPGLGGTPSRNLVTLLYIGLLDRLVDSAGLNYFAGVFDSAFASGGIEGVRAEARNLGRMVLASNEYNAKNPTNAVHVQRLYRGFLGRFPATSELNYWTGELDAGRKTPNSLVDAFAAAAEFTATIKATYGIP, encoded by the coding sequence TTGCTCTTTGCCGCGTGCCTGGCGCTGGTGGCCTGCGCCCTGGGCGGGGTCGCCGCGGCGCAGCAGAATGGTCGCGAGCTGATCCACCACTACGAGCCGGTGGTGCTCGAGTCAGCGGCGGCAGCCGCCACGTCAGGTGCGAAGGCGGACGGGCCGCTGGCGTTGTCCTTCCGCACCCTCGGCCGGAGCTTCGACCTCGACCTCGAGCCGATCGACATCTTCGCCAGCGGCGCCCGCATCCGCTGGGTGGACGATGCCGGCACGGTCGAAGAGCCGGTCGCCGGCGCCGGCAGCTTCTTCCGCGGCACGGTGGCCGGCGAGCGCGGTTCGTGGGCGCGGCTGCGCATCGAGGGCGACGAGCTGACCGGCGTCGTCGCCAGCGGCGACGAGCTCTACTTCCTCGAACCGGCGCGGACGTTCGGCAGCGCCCGCCCGGCCCGCGGCTCGGTCGCCTATCGCCTCTCGGACACCGACCCCTCGCCGCTCGGCGCCTGCGCCGCGCGCGCCCCGGGGAGCAAGGCGGCGAGCCGCGAAACCATCGCGGCGCTCAAGAGCTGGCCGAGCGGCGGCAGCCGCCAATTCGCCGCCAGCGCCGTCGCCGGCGCCATCACCAGCGCCGCGGTGAGCGCGACCAAACGCGCCGAGATCGGCCTGGTCACCGATTGGGAATACTACAACGGCATCCCCGGGCGCGCCGGTCACGGCGCCAACTCGGCGGCGGACGTCGCCGCGATCCTCAACGCGGTCGACGGCATCTACCAGTCCGAGCTCGGCGTCGCGATGAAGATCAAGTCGATCACCGTCTTCGCGACCGTGAACGACCCCTTCAGCAGCACCACCGACTACAACACGCTGTTGAACGAGTTCAGCACCTACCACGACCAGAACGACAACACCCCGAGCCAGGCCCTCTACGATGCCGACCTGGCGCACCTGGTGACCGGCCGCGATCTCAACGGCAGCGTGATCGGCATCGCCTGGCTGGGCACCTTGTGCGGCGGCTACTGGGGTTCGGGCCTGTCGGAGGATTTCAGCTCGTCGCTCTATCTGATGACGCTGCTGCTGGCGCACGAGATGGGGCACAACTTCGGCGCCCCGCACGACGCCCAGAGCGGCTCCGCGTGCTCGGCCGCGCCCGCCACCTTCATCATGAACCCGGTGCTGTCGTCGTCGCTGGCGCAGCAGTTCTCGACCTGCTCGAAGGGGCAGATCGCGCCCAAGGTGACCGCCGCCGCCTGTCTCGACGCCTGGACGCCGGGGCCGACCGAGACCCCGACCGCGACGCCGACGCGCACCGGCACGCCGACCTCGACGCCGACCCGGACGTTCACGGCCACCGCGACCCCGACCCAGACGCCGACCCCGACGCCGACCGACCGCGAGCCGAAGGCGCGCGATCTCATCACCTCCTACTACACCAACATCCTCGGCCGCGCGCCCGAGGCGGGCGCCGTCGACGCCTGGTACAACGGCTACTTCCTCGCCGCCGTCAACGGCTCGCTCGATGTGCGCTTCGTGCCCGCCGAGATGGGGCGTCTGTTCTTCGCCAGCCAGGAGTACGTCAACCGCAACCGCACCAACGCCGAGTTCATCAGCGACTGCTACCAGGTGTTCCTGCGCCGCGCGCCGTCGCAGTCCGAGCTCGACGCCTGGCTGGCCGATCCGTCGTGGAGCCGCCCGCAGGTGGTGGCGCTGTTCGCCCAGTCGACCGAATTCGGCAACTACGTCAGCGGCCTGTTCCCGGGTCTGGGCGGCACGCCGTCGCGCAATCTGGTCACCCTGCTCTACATCGGCCTGCTCGACCGGCTGGTCGACAGCGCCGGGCTGAATTACTTCGCCGGCGTGTTCGACAGCGCCTTCGCCAGCGGTGGCATCGAAGGGGTGCGGGCGGAGGCGCGCAACCTCGGTCGCATGGTGCTCGCCTCGAACGAGTACAACGCCAAGAACCCGACCAACGCGGTTCACGTGCAGCGGCTGTATCGCGGCTTCCTCGGCCGTTTCCCCGCCACCAGCGAGCTCAACTACTGGACCGGCGAGCTCGATGCGGGGCGGAAGACGCCGAACAGCCTGGTCGACGCCTTCGCCGCCGCGGCCGAGTTCACGGCCACGATCAAGGCCACCTACGGCATTCCCTGA